A window from Chaetodon trifascialis isolate fChaTrf1 chromosome 5, fChaTrf1.hap1, whole genome shotgun sequence encodes these proteins:
- the LOC139331764 gene encoding LOW QUALITY PROTEIN: uncharacterized protein (The sequence of the model RefSeq protein was modified relative to this genomic sequence to represent the inferred CDS: inserted 1 base in 1 codon; deleted 2 bases in 1 codon), with the protein MDAVMRLLPSEGSRGWGQAITVLITVYWLAHGLSYSVVSRAFGVPLTAAYSLVFASCVGAIDGCHVRIKXPARTRQPRLLQQEQLFPSIQLQVVCDGRGKFINTFVWYPGSVHDTRVLKNSGMYVKSALYPPQGYFIVGDGGYPCISHPVAIITPYQEPLQGRVQSRFNNHHIKARSIIERAFGMLKTRWRSLLFRAIEVDHTFAPTVITTCAVLHNICLTTGDIIEPTLDLDNPSVPPPRPVRGEQSASAWRERLAAQLSAPPVRIPALQEHVY; encoded by the exons ATGGATGCGGTGATGAGGTTACTGCCATCTGAGGGGAGCCGTGGCTGGGGACAGGCAATCACAGTCTTAATAACTGTGTACTGGCTCGCACACGGATTATCTTACAGCGTGGTGTCCCGGGCCTTTGGAGTTCCACTGACCGCTGCTTACAG TCTGGTTTTTGCATCCTGCGTGGGTGCCATAGATGGGTGCCACGTCAGAATAA ACCCTGCCAGGACCCGACAGCCAAGACTACTACAACAGGAACAACTTTTCCCCTCGATTCAGCTTCAGGTGGTGTGTGACGGGAGGGGCAAATTCATTAATACTTTTGTCTGGTATCCAGGGTCAGTGCACGACACCAGAGTATTAAAGAACAGTGGTATGTATGTA AAGAGTGCTCTGTACCCTCCCCAAGGATACTTCATCGTGGGTGATGGTGGCTACCCCTGCATTAGCCATCCAGTAGCCATCATCACCCCGTATCAAGAGCCACTGCAGGGGAGGGTACAGAGCAGGTTTAACAACCACCATATCAAGGCTCGCTCAATTATTGAGCGAGCCTTCGGTATGCTTAAGACCCGTTGGAGGTCCCTGTTATTCAGAGCCATTGAGGTGGACCACACTTTCGCCCCCACTGTCATCACCACCTGTGCTGTCTTGCACAACATTTGCTTGACGACTGGGGACATCATTGAGCCTACGCTGGACCTCGATAACCCCTCAGTGCCTCCACCGCGTCCAGTAAGGGGGGAGCAGAGTGCTTCTGCTTGGAGGGAGAGACTGGCTGCACAGCTCTCAGCCCCTCCTGTGCGTATTCCAGCCTTGCAGGAGCATGTTTATTGA